The proteins below are encoded in one region of Balaenoptera ricei isolate mBalRic1 chromosome 6, mBalRic1.hap2, whole genome shotgun sequence:
- the SH3GLB2 gene encoding endophilin-B2 isoform X1, producing MDFNMKKLASDAGIFFTRAVQFTEEKFGQAEKTELDAQFENLLARADSTKNWTEKILRQTEVLLQPNPSARVEEFLYEKLDRKVPSRVTNGELLAQYMAEAASELGPTTPYGKTLIKVAEAEKRLGAAERDFIHTASINFLTPLRTFLEGDWKTISKERRLLHNRRLDLDACKARLKKAKAAEAKATTVPDFQETRPRNYILSASASALWNDEADKAEQELRVAQTEFDRQAEVTRLLLEGISSTHVNHLRCLHEFVESQTTYYAQCYRHMLDLQKQLGSSQGAIFPGTFVGTTEPAAPPLSSTSPTTAAATMPVGPSVAGLAPPGEAALCLEEVAPPASGTRKARVLYDYEAADSSELALLADELITVYSLPGMDPDWLIGERGNKKGKVPVTYLELLS from the exons ATGGACTTCAACATGAAGAAGCTGGCGTCGGACGCGGGCATCTTCTTCACCCGGGCCGTACAG TTCACAGAGGAGAAATTCGGCCAGGCCGAGAAGACCGAGCTTGATGCCCAGTTTGAGAACCTTCTGGCCCGGGCAGACAGCACCAAGAACTGGACGGAGAAAATCCTGAGGCAGACAGAGGTGTTGCTGCAACCCAACCCCA GTGCCCGAGTGGAGGAGTTCCTGTATGAGAAGCTGGACAGGAAGGTGCCCTCGAGGGTCACCAACGGGGAACTGCTGGCTCAGTACATGGCAGAGGCGGCCAGTGAGCTGGGGCCCACCACGCCCTACG GGAAGACACTGATCAAGGTGGCAGAAGCAGAAAAGCGCCTGGGAGCCGCAGAGAGGGATTTTATCCACACTGCCTCCATCAACTTCCTTACACCCCTGCGCACCTTCCTGGAAGGGGACTGGAAGACGATCTCG AAGGAGAGGCGGCTCCTGCATAACCGGCGTCTGGACCTGGATGCCTGCAAAGCGCGGCTGAAGAAGGCCAAGGCCGCAGAAGCCAAAGCCACG ACGGTGCCTGACTTTCAGGAGACTAGACCTCGTAATTACATTCTCTCGGCCAGCGCCTCCGCG CTCTGGAATGATGAGGCGGACAAG GCTGAGCAGGAGCTCCGAGTGGCCCAGACAGAGTTTGACCGGCAGGCAGAAGTGACCCGGCTCCTGCTGGAGGGAATCAGTAGCACTCAC GTGAACCACCTTCGCTGCCTCCATGAGTTCGTTGAGTCTCAGACCACTTACTATGCCCAGTGCTACCGCCACATGCTGGACCTACAGAAGCAGCTGGGCAG CTCCCAGGGAGCCAT attTCCGGGCACCTTCGTGGGCACCACAGAGCCCGCTGCCCCGCCCCTCAGCAGCACCTCACCCACCACCGCCGCGGCCACTATGCCTGTGGGGCCCTCTGTGGCCGGCCTGGCCCCTCCGGGGGAGGCCGCTCtctgcctggaggaggtggcgcCTCCCGCCAGCGGGACCCGGAAGGCCCGGGTCCTCTACGACTACGAGGCAGCCGACAGCAGCGAGCTGGCCCTGCTGGCTGACGAG CTCATCACTGTCTACAGCCTGCCTGGCATGGACCCTGACTGGCTCATTGGCGAGAGAGGCAACAAGAAGGGCAAGGTCCCTGTCACCTACTTGGAACTGCTTAGCTAA
- the SH3GLB2 gene encoding endophilin-B2 isoform X2, translated as MDFNMKKLASDAGIFFTRAVQFTEEKFGQAEKTELDAQFENLLARADSTKNWTEKILRQTEVLLQPNPSARVEEFLYEKLDRKVPSRVTNGELLAQYMAEAASELGPTTPYGKTLIKVAEAEKRLGAAERDFIHTASINFLTPLRTFLEGDWKTISKERRLLHNRRLDLDACKARLKKAKAAEAKATTVPDFQETRPRNYILSASASALWNDEADKAEQELRVAQTEFDRQAEVTRLLLEGISSTHVNHLRCLHEFVESQTTYYAQCYRHMLDLQKQLGRFPGTFVGTTEPAAPPLSSTSPTTAAATMPVGPSVAGLAPPGEAALCLEEVAPPASGTRKARVLYDYEAADSSELALLADELITVYSLPGMDPDWLIGERGNKKGKVPVTYLELLS; from the exons ATGGACTTCAACATGAAGAAGCTGGCGTCGGACGCGGGCATCTTCTTCACCCGGGCCGTACAG TTCACAGAGGAGAAATTCGGCCAGGCCGAGAAGACCGAGCTTGATGCCCAGTTTGAGAACCTTCTGGCCCGGGCAGACAGCACCAAGAACTGGACGGAGAAAATCCTGAGGCAGACAGAGGTGTTGCTGCAACCCAACCCCA GTGCCCGAGTGGAGGAGTTCCTGTATGAGAAGCTGGACAGGAAGGTGCCCTCGAGGGTCACCAACGGGGAACTGCTGGCTCAGTACATGGCAGAGGCGGCCAGTGAGCTGGGGCCCACCACGCCCTACG GGAAGACACTGATCAAGGTGGCAGAAGCAGAAAAGCGCCTGGGAGCCGCAGAGAGGGATTTTATCCACACTGCCTCCATCAACTTCCTTACACCCCTGCGCACCTTCCTGGAAGGGGACTGGAAGACGATCTCG AAGGAGAGGCGGCTCCTGCATAACCGGCGTCTGGACCTGGATGCCTGCAAAGCGCGGCTGAAGAAGGCCAAGGCCGCAGAAGCCAAAGCCACG ACGGTGCCTGACTTTCAGGAGACTAGACCTCGTAATTACATTCTCTCGGCCAGCGCCTCCGCG CTCTGGAATGATGAGGCGGACAAG GCTGAGCAGGAGCTCCGAGTGGCCCAGACAGAGTTTGACCGGCAGGCAGAAGTGACCCGGCTCCTGCTGGAGGGAATCAGTAGCACTCAC GTGAACCACCTTCGCTGCCTCCATGAGTTCGTTGAGTCTCAGACCACTTACTATGCCCAGTGCTACCGCCACATGCTGGACCTACAGAAGCAGCTGGGCAG attTCCGGGCACCTTCGTGGGCACCACAGAGCCCGCTGCCCCGCCCCTCAGCAGCACCTCACCCACCACCGCCGCGGCCACTATGCCTGTGGGGCCCTCTGTGGCCGGCCTGGCCCCTCCGGGGGAGGCCGCTCtctgcctggaggaggtggcgcCTCCCGCCAGCGGGACCCGGAAGGCCCGGGTCCTCTACGACTACGAGGCAGCCGACAGCAGCGAGCTGGCCCTGCTGGCTGACGAG CTCATCACTGTCTACAGCCTGCCTGGCATGGACCCTGACTGGCTCATTGGCGAGAGAGGCAACAAGAAGGGCAAGGTCCCTGTCACCTACTTGGAACTGCTTAGCTAA